Genomic segment of uncultured Desulfobacter sp.:
CCGCAAAGCCTTTGAACTGTTCCAGTCCTTTGAATTCAAAGCCCTGGCCACCGAGTTTTCCCAAAAACCAGAGACATCCCAAAAAACGTATAAAATGATCCACACCATTGCCGACATGGAAAATCTGGCGTCGGCACTTGAAAAAAACGGGATATTTGCCATTGACACGGAGACCACGGGCATTGACCCCATGCTGGCGGACCTTGTGGGTATTTCCTTTTCGTATGAAAAAGACACCGGGGTTTACATTCCGGTGGGGCACACCAATGCGAGCGCAATTGAGATGCCTGAAAAAGAAGCGGTGCTTCGCATTTTCAAACCCCTGCTGGAAAATCCCAAGATCTCAAAGGTTGGTCAAAACATAAAGTATGATTTTATTGTTCTGGCCCGGTATGGCATTGAGATCAAAGGCATTGTGTTTGACACCATGATTGCCTCCCACCTGCTCAATCCCGGCACCCGGGGACATGGTCTGGACCGCATTGCCATGAATCTTTTCGGCCATAAAATGATCTCCTACGAAGAGGTGACCGGCAAGGGAAAAGACCAGATCGGATTCCAGGAGGTCCCCCTTGACCTTGCCGCAGACTATGCGGCAGAGGACGCAGATCTGACCTTCATGGCATATGAGGTATTAAAAACACAGATCGAGGACAAGGGGCTGACCCCTTTGATGGAAACCATTGAAGTGCCGTTAATCAGCGTGCTGGCAAAAATGGAGATGGCAGGCATCCGTGTGGACACGGATGTGCTAAGTCAGATGTCCCAGGAGTTTGAACAGGAATTAAAATCTCTTGAAGAAAAAATATACGAGCTTGCAGGAGAGGAATTCAACATCAATTCATCCCAGCAGCTTGGGGTGATTCTCTTTGAAAAGTTAGGGCTGAAAGCCGTTAAAAAAACCAAGAAAAAAACCGGGTATTCCACAGATGTTCAAGTGCTCACCCAGCTTGCCGAAGCCCATGAAATGCCCGAAAGGCTGTTGCGGTACAGAACCCTTGGCAAACTGAAATCCACCTATGTGGACGCCCTGTCGTCCCTGGTTCACCCGGATACCGGGCGCATCCACACCTCCTTTAACCAGACCATCACCGTGACCGGCCGCCTGTCATCGTCCAACCCCAATCTGCAGAACATACCCATTCGCAAACCCGAAGGCAAAAAAATCCGGCAGGCATTTATTCCGGCAGACGGCTGTACACTGATTTCCGCCGATTATTCCCAGATTGAACTGCGGCTGCTGGCCCATTGCGCCAAGGATCCCATTCTCATTGAATCTTTTCAAAACGACGAGGATATCCATGCCCGCACGGCACTGGAAGTGTTCCAGGTGCTGCCCGGCCTTGTCACCGATGAGATGCGCAGCCAGGCCAAAGCCATTAATTTCGGCATCATTTACGGCATGAGCGCATTTCGCCTGTCCAATGAACTGGGCATCAGCCGGAAAATGGCAGGGATTTACATTGACAATTATTTCAAGCGTTATGCAGGGGTAAAAAAATTCATTGACGAAACCATCGAGCAGACCCGGGAGACCTGCGAGGTATCCACCTTGTTCGGCAGAAAACGCAGGCTTGATGACATTCGGTCGTCCAACACCAATCTGCGCAACTTTGCCCAACGGGCTGCGGTGAATACGCCCATCCAGGGCAGTGCCGCAGACTTGATCAAGCTTGCCATGATCAAGATGCAAACCGCCCTTGCAACAGAAAATATGAATTCAAAAATGCTGTTATCCGTGCATGATGAAATTATTTTTGAAGCGCCTGAGCAGGAAACAGACAAACTCATAACCCTGGCAAAGCAGGTTATGGAACATGTTACACCCCTGGAAGTACCCCTGAAGGTGAACTTTGGTGCCGGAGCCAATTGGGCCGAGGCAGAACATTAACCCCCTGTCCGGTAAAACGGACCTCAAACCTTAAAAAATAGAGGAAAGACGTGAGTAAGCAGCGCATCGGACTTGTAATTAAAGATGAGGACCACGCCCAGGACAAAGCCCAGGAATTAATTCAGCATCTCGGGGACAGATGCCTGGTCATTGACACCCAGGCGCCAACACCGCCGCCCATCCCCGACGATCTGATCTGCATTGTTGTGCTCGGCGGAGACGGCACATTCTTAAGCGTGGCCCGGTATATTGGTAATTCGGACATCCCTTTGATGGGTATCAAATTCGGCGAGGTGGGATTTCTGGCCGAAACCACTGAGGATCTTTTGTGTAAATCGGTTGAGGCAGTATTTGAAGGAAAGTACACAATCCGGGAGCGCAGCCGCCTGAATATCCGGGTCGTACGAAACCGTGAACGCATCGTGGATGAGGATGTGCTAAATGACGCGGTCATTAATAAGGCAGCCCTGTCAAGGCTTGCCTCATGTGCAGTCTATCTGGATGATGCCTACCTGACCACCTACCGGGCCGACGGACTGATTGTGGCCACACCCACGGGCTCCACAGCCTATTCACTGGCTGCAGGGGGACCGGTGGTTCATCCAGCCGTCCGCTCCACCATTTTGACCCCGATCTGCCCGTTTACCCTGACCAACCGGCCGTTGCTCATTCCGGACCATACCCGGGTGAAAATCTGTCTGGAGGGCAGTCCCGAGGATATGATTTTAACCCTGGACGGCCAGGAGGGATATGACATGGAAACCTGTGACAGGATATATATTCAAAAAAGCCGTCACAAACTGAAAATGATCTCCTTTGATGACCACTCCTATTTCAAGGTGCTCAAAACACGGCTGCACTGGAGCGGCGGCAGATCCTAACCGTCAATTTCCAATGATTTTTTTTATAACGGCCACGGGCCGTCCTTGGTCTATCTGAATCGAGGCCGGCTCATGGTTGTTATACTCGGTCAACACAATATCAGCCCAAAATCCTAAAAAACGATCCATTCTATTCCTGCGCCATCCGTTTTGTTACATTTAATGGGATTCAATTTGTTTGGTGATGTGTTTTTATGTTAAAATTGACACAATCGAATCCATTGGACAGATGCCAAACAAAAAAGCAATCATGAAAGCAATGTTTCACGGATCATTGCCTAAAATGGCTGACGAAAGACGGTTCTATGTTCTAAACGTCATCACAACATGAAAAGAAAAAAATGATGTTAAACAAAAAAAATAAATTTTTATGTTTTGCAGCCGCCGTTACTCTGTTCCCATCTATTTTCTTTTTATTGATCATGGGGGGGTTTTGGCTAAAACTTTCCCCCACAAAGCAGAATCTTTTATTTGAAATGATAAAGGCGGACGGAATCTATTTTTTCATCGGTTTTCTAATGTTTTTTGAGATTGTCGGCTACACGATCTATATCGTCTTGAATAAATTTTTTATTCCCTTGGCCAAAATCCCAGATGAAATTTCCGTAATGTCAACTGTGAATTGCGCCCACCGGATAAACACGGAAGGAACAAACGAAATTCAAACCATCGTAAAGGCCATCAACCTCTTTGCCGATCACTACGAAAATGTGAAAAAAACCATCAAAGAAGAGATCAACCGAAAAAGAGCCGAGTTGCAAATAGAAAAAAATATGCTCGCATCATTTTTGGATGAACTACCCCAGGGGATCATTGCCTGCAATACCGAAGGCCAGATCAATCTTTTCAACAAAAAGGCCAAAATTTTAGAAGCCCCAAACCATATCATCGGAATCGGCAGATCTATTTTCAATATCATTGATCGAGAGATCATCACCAATGCGCTTTATGAAATAAACGTGAAAAAGCCGGACAAACACGCAGCGGCATCGTCGTCTTTCATCACCTTAAGCCCCAGCAATGTCTTGATCAAGGCGGACATCTCGCCGATCTCGGATCAACGTGACAATTTTGCCGGATTCATCGTCGTTTTCTACAACATAGGAAAAGACTTTGAGCTGTATGCCAAAATCGACAACATTTTCAAAGGTACCGCCAACGATATTCTTTCTTATCTCGATAAGATAAAAAAAGAGAAAACGGTCACAAGGGAAATCACCCTCATAGAAGACAATTTAAAGCGATCAGAAAAAAATTATATTGATAAAATAAAAGAGCGTCTGCCGTTTCTGGTGGTGTCTGACAGGGACATCCTAACGACGATCCAAAAAAGAGCCGGGGAAACCCTTAATATTTCGTTAAAGCCCGAATTCCCGGCTCACATCAACTGGATTAGAATCGAAACCTACTCTTTTATCTATGCGTTTTTATCCATTTTGACCCTGTTGAAAAAGAAGACATTTAGAAGAGCGTTTAGCTGTACACTTTTTAAAGAGTCAAATTTTCTGGCGTTTTTCTTTAATATTCCGAATGCTGAAAAAAACCGGGATATTTTTAGAGATGAGAACTTCTTTTTAACCCTGAAAGATTTCTTGAATTATCATGAGGCGCAAATCAGTTTAAGTTTTAATGAAAAGAGCGAAAGGGGTATCAAAATTATGATTCCCCTGGCTGAAATGAATGAGTCGGAGGAGGTGCGCAACATTGTCATCGCCCGGGATGCAGATGAGCGGCCCGATTTTTTCGATTTCGATCTTTTTACAAAACGAAAATCCGACACCCAATTAAATGAGATGCCGTTAAAAGAGATCGCTTATACGGTTTTTGATACGGAAACCACCGGGCTCGATACCAAAAAGGATGAAATCATTTCCATCGGCGCGGTCAGAATCGTAAGCGGCAGGATTTTGACGACGGAAAAGTTCGACCAGCTGATAGACCCGAAAATGCCCATCCCCCTTGAGTCTGAAAGAATTCACGGCATCAGTGACGACATGGTCAAGGCAAAGCCAGACATCAAAGAGGTGTTGCCGATTTTTCATAAATTTTGCGAAGATACGGTTTTGGTGGCCCATAATGCCGCATTCGATATGAAGATGTTTTCAAGAAAAGAGGCGGAAGCCCAAATTAAATTTGACGCCCCGGTTTTAGATACCCTCCTGCTTGCCTTGATTGTTTATCCGATGGTCGAAAAACACAATATGGTCTCCATCGCCCGCTTTGCAGGAATTGATATTGTAGGCCGTCACACGGCCATCGGGGATGCCTCGGCAACGGCCCAGATTTTTCTTAAATTTATCCCGCTGCTTGCAAAAAAAGGAATTCATACGTTAAATGACGCAATTGAAGCGTCAAAAAAGACACTATACTCAAAATTAAAATATTGATGGCGTCGTAAAACATCGCCCACACAGCGTGATGATGCCTGGCCTGTTCAACCCATGATTGTTAGACCATCGTCTGCATCATTCAAACACCCAGCTGTATTCCAACCCAGGCCCAATGCATTTCCATCCGTCATCAAGCAATGAAAGGCCTGTCTCGGTAAAATTAATATCCGTTTGACGATCAGCGATCTTCACATTGCCGTTCTGATCCGATTGAAAGGCAACGGCTTTTCCACTTTTATGCAACAGCACAAAATGATCAGCACCTTTTTGAAAAAGCCGTTGTAAGCCGGCTTTTGGATAATCATCTTCATTCATTGCTTTATTCCTCAATTCGGTTTCATACCCCGGCAGGCCAAAGACGCAAAAGATGCTATTGTGGCAGATTCAAAACCACCCGGGCAATGCGGGCGGCAGTCTCCTTGGGGCTGCGGCAGGGGAACATCCCCGGAATATTGGGCGCACCGGAAAGACCAAATACCTCTTTTTCAAACTGCAGGCCAAAGGCAATCTCTGAAAGGGTACCGTAGCCCCCGCCGATGGCCACAAGGCAAAGGGCGGCCCGTGTCAGAATTGCGTTTCTGGCCACGCCGATTCCTGTGGCCAGGGGGATGGTGACATAGGGATTGGCGTTTTCCGGATTTTCATCGGGCAGCAGCCCCACGCAGATGCCGCCGGCCTCCGACGCGCCTTTACAGGCGGCCTCCATCACCCCCTGGCGCCCGCCGCAGATCAGCGTCAACCCCATCTGGGCAATGAGCTTGCCCAATGCCAGCGCATCTGCAAGCTGTTCTTCGGACGCCTTTCGGCCTCCCAGAATACCCACCGGCACCCGGCAGCGGCCACTCTGTTGTTGCAGCTGGGTGACCGCATCCGTTTCCGATACCGGGGCAAGTTCTGCCGGAATATCATCCAGGTGGCCCCAGCTCCGGCTTTCCGGGGAAAAAACCTGCGCCGAACGCAGATTAATAAGATTGTTTTCTAAATCAAAAGCCAATGACATGGCATAACTCCTGTAATGGAACATCTCTTCGACTCAAAAATCTAAATCGGTCGAAGCGCCCCTGTATCCTGACATAAGTCATCAGTCAGCACATAAAAAATCAATTAACGCGGCATTAAAATCTTCCGACTGCTCCATATTTACCATATGACCGGCATCGGCCACCATGCAAAGCCGGGCACCGGGGATTTGCTTGGCCATCTCCTGGGATTTTTCCGAAGGGATCGCCTTATCCTCTGTTGCCCCCATGACCAATGCGGGAATTTTCAGCTGGGGCAGCAACGCCGATGAATCATCCCGATCCCGAATCGCCTCCAGCCCCACAACAAACCCGGCAGGAGACGTTGCCGTCATCCAGCCGCGCACCTCTTCCACCAGTTCAGGACGATCGGCAACCGTCTGATCAGCAAAAATAAGCGGGGTAAACGCATTGGGCACAACTTCCGGGCGGCCTGCCTGAATTTCCGAGATCAAATGGTTGCGCTTGCCCCGGGCGGTTTCATCATCGGCATCCGCCCGGGTGACGATAAAACAGGCGGCGGAAAAGCGTTCTGGATAACGGGCCAGCAAGTTGAGCATCACATACCCGCCCATGGACATGCCGCCGACCACGGCTTTCTCGATCCCCAAATGATCCAGCAACGCGATCAAATCATCGGCCAACAGATCCGTAGAACCGGTCTTTGCACCCGGCTCACTTTCCCCAAACCCTCTCAGATCGGGAACCACAGCCCGGAAACCCGCCCCAGCCAACGCCTGCATCTGGGGACGCCACATTTTCCGGCAAAGGGGAAATCCGTGAATCAACAATACGGCAGGCCCATTTCCTTCTTCATTATAAGCCAACTCAATGCCATTAAGCTTTACTTGCATATAACCTCCAGAATAGCAGCCATGGGCCCATCCGGCCTTTAAATATCCGGACTCAACCCACAACAAAACATGAAAATAAGTTAACAACGCATCCCAAGGTTCCCATAAACATCACCTTGTGTTTGCACATCCAAGAAAAGATCCTATCAGCTCCCAGCCCGCACAACAAGCGCTTAAAAGAAACCCTTTTCATTGTTGCCACCCTCAATACCCCGTTAAAGACGGATCGAAGAAAGAATTTGCAAGCCGGTTGGGATGATGTTAATGATTCCACCGTTTAACATTTAAAAGAGGACTGATCAGACACATGAATATTCTTTTTGCTGCATCCGAAAATTCCTGGGGCGGTTTTTTCGATATAATCCGCTCAGAATTACCCCATCACACTTTTAAGGCAACCGGGAAATTTCAGATAGATAGTCTCAAAGGCATTGATGTCTTAATTCCGACCATGTCAGCGGTAACCCAGGAGGTACTGGAAAATGCGGACCGCTTGAAACTGATACAACAATGCGGTTCAGGCCTTGAAGGGGTAGATATTGAGGCGGCCAAAAAGAAAAATATACCCGTTTGCAATGTCCCGACAGATATTTCAGGCAATGCGGACTCCGTTGCGGAATTGGGAATATATATGATGATCGGGTTATCCAGAAACATTCCCGCCATGGCCCAAAACATGGCAAACAAAAAAATGGGAGAACCCCAGGGAATGTCCCTGCAGGGCAAAACAGCGGGCATCATCGGCCTTGGCGGTATCGGAAAGGCGCTGATCAGAAGACTGAAAACATTTGATATGCGAATCATGGGCATCAAACAGAATACCCCTGAACGGGCCAAAAAAGAACTTGGCATCGATTGGGCCGGCCCCCCGGATGAAATGTGCAAAATGCTAAAAGAATCCGATTATGTGATCCTCAGCCTTCCGCTGACTGCTGAAAGCAGAGATATAATCAATAGCGATACAATTTCCTATATGAAAAAAGGGGCGTTTATCATAAACCTGTCCAGGGGCGGAGTAATAAATAAAGAAGCACTGGAGAAGGCGCTTGCCTCGGGACAAGTTGCCGGGGCGGGCCTGGATGTGTTCTGGGAAGAACCGCCTGCCCCGGATGACAGTCTCTTTGGATATAATATTATTTCAACACCCCATGTCGCAGGTTCTACCGATGTTTCAATGAGAGGTATTGTAAAGGTGGTCTCGGACAATATCCGCAGGCTGGAGAACAAGCAGGCCCCGCTTTATTCAAAATAATTATACAAATAATCAAAAACAAACAAAACTAAAGGTAGCGATATCAGGGTAAACATAAGGCTGGATACCAAGTATTGATTAACGATCTCCCGGTTTCCCTGGGCCCTTGAGGCAAATATCGGCAAAGCGGTGAGAGGCGGTGTGGCGGCCTGCATCACAATGATAAATGCGATGTTGTATTCTAATCTAAACAATAGAATTATTCCTAAACCTATCATCGGAAATAAAATATTTTTGACAACAATAAATTTAATTATTTCACTCCAAACAGCCTTGCCGGTCTTTTGAAGATCCACATAAATATTTCCACCGATAATAAGCATAAGAAGGGGGATGGTCATTCCACCGACCATCTTCAAGGCAGTTAAAATAAATTCCGGGATCAGCTGATCCCCATTTGTAAATTTTAAAAGCAGCCCCAATGCGGTTGCGATCATTACCGAATTGATTGTTTTTTTAAGGCTGAACTTCTGTTTACCTTTTTTGAAAAATAAGTGGTAGGTGTTAAAAAAAAATGCCGGATAAAAGATTGTGAATAAAAATAAATCAACTAACAATGACGCGTCGGCGCCAAATGTCTCGGTGATGACGATGATTGGAATGAAAAGGCCGTTTTGAAAAACCAGAGCCAGGTTCGTCTCTTCTTGGATTTCCTTTTGAAAAAGACGTTTAAAAATATTTGACATGAGTATTGCAGCGATCGTAAAAATCATCCAATAGATTGGATATAAATACCAGCCAGGAAAATTTGCCGGCTTAAACGTCTTGATTATTCGAAAAAAAATTAAAGAAGGAAGCGCAATCTCTAAAACCAGCGGGGAAAGAAGGTCTAAAACATCTATGGGGACCAGCTTTCTTTTAGCAACAAAAAAGCCTAAAAAACCAATGAAAAACATAATTCCAACGGATTGAGATACAACAATAAACATATTCATGCAGGCCGTCCTGGTATTATTTTTGATCAAACAGATCGACAGCGGTTTCTTGGATCAGACGTTTCAACTCAAGATGTCGAATCCAATGGTCAGGGATGGCATCAACCCCATACAGCGCCCCGAGCATATTACCGGTGATGGATCCTGTTGAATCACTATCTCCGGAATGATTGACTGCCAGCAAAACTCCCTTTTTGAAATCATCCCCGGCCACCCGTGAGCAATAAATACTGATGCCAAGGGCTTCCTCAGCAATCCAGCCTTCTCCGATTTTAGATACGACATCAGGCCCTGGTGTTGCGCGCTCCGCCAGTTCAAGTGCGGTATCAATAACGCTTAACGTCTCTTCATTATTCGTGTGACATTTTAAAATCGAAATGGAATCATTGATTGCGGTGTTAAGCGTTTCCCCTGAAATTAATCTGGAAAGAATTGAGGCAAAGGTTCCTGATGCCAGGTACCCGGTGGGATGGCCGTGGGTCAGTGCCGCGCATTCACAACCGATTCGAAATGCTTTTTCTGCATCATCATACATCAGCCCCACCGGAGCCATCCGCATAACCCCGCCGCACCCTTTACTGTCGTTTACGGGATTATCAATTGTGCCCAATTTTCCGGATCGCAAGGCAGACAAGCAGCTTTTTCCCGGAGCTCTTTGTGAAAAGAGCTCTTTATGTCCCGTCAACACGCCATCAATAATTGAACAGGTCCCATAGGCCTTTATGAGATGTTCCTGAATCTCGGTCTCCTGGGTATATAACCATCGTAAAAGGGCATGATATACTGCCGAAACGATACCCGCATCGCCCTGGTAGTCCGGCCTGACCCTGGATAGAATCACCCCTTCAGCGGTAAATAATGTCATTTGAGTATCATCGGTAATACTGCCGATCTGCCCGTAAGCTTGGGCATAATCGATCAATCCGTCATTTCCAAACAAAGACCTGATCTGACCAATGGACATAAATTCGATGGGTGCGCCCAAAGCGTCCCCAACGGCGCCGCCGATCAGGCATCCTTTAAAATATTCAAGCGATTTCATTTTCAATTCTTCTCTTAAATTCCTTTACCTTCTTTAGTTTGAGCATACATGAATCCCATGAATGCTTTGATTCTCTGGGTATTTCTCAGATCCGGATGGATGAGCATCCAGGTGTCGTGATGAAACTGCCGGGGGATCTTCATTACACTGACCAGGGACGAATCCTGGTTGCCCACATAGATGGGAAGGGGCGCGATGCCCAGTCCCTGACGGGCGTAGCTGTATAAACCGGTCAGCATGTTGCAGCTCATGGCAATGGCCGCCGCAGGTACAAGGCGCTTTAACCATTCATTAAATTCGACCCCGTCAAGCGCTTCATTCAAGATAAGAATCCGGTGTGCGGCAAGATCCTGGATGGATTCCGGCCTGCCGAAGGTATTGATGTATTCCCTGGAGGCATAAAGTTCAACCGCTATGGGCGCAAGCTTTTTGCCGATCATGTAATCCGGATGATCATTGTAAGCACAGATCAGGATATCGGCCTGTCTTCGGGTCAAATCTGTAAATCCCGTCCGGATGTCTATATCAAGCAAAATACCGGGATATTGGATTTTAAATTTTTTAATAAAAGGCGGCAGCCAAAAATGC
This window contains:
- a CDS encoding ADP-ribosylglycohydrolase family protein, with translation MKSLEYFKGCLIGGAVGDALGAPIEFMSIGQIRSLFGNDGLIDYAQAYGQIGSITDDTQMTLFTAEGVILSRVRPDYQGDAGIVSAVYHALLRWLYTQETEIQEHLIKAYGTCSIIDGVLTGHKELFSQRAPGKSCLSALRSGKLGTIDNPVNDSKGCGGVMRMAPVGLMYDDAEKAFRIGCECAALTHGHPTGYLASGTFASILSRLISGETLNTAINDSISILKCHTNNEETLSVIDTALELAERATPGPDVVSKIGEGWIAEEALGISIYCSRVAGDDFKKGVLLAVNHSGDSDSTGSITGNMLGALYGVDAIPDHWIRHLELKRLIQETAVDLFDQK
- a CDS encoding LysR family transcriptional regulator → MHNNVSWDDYRYFLKVARLGTLTAAGESLKVNHSTVLRRINALEKKLEARLFERFKSGYVLTESGRDMFDHIQHLEDEILSVERKIKGKDIRYEGKIKISITDTLGHFWLPPFIKKFKIQYPGILLDIDIRTGFTDLTRRQADILICAYNDHPDYMIGKKLAPIAVELYASREYINTFGRPESIQDLAAHRILILNEALDGVEFNEWLKRLVPAAAIAMSCNMLTGLYSYARQGLGIAPLPIYVGNQDSSLVSVMKIPRQFHHDTWMLIHPDLRNTQRIKAFMGFMYAQTKEGKGI
- a CDS encoding alpha/beta hydrolase, which translates into the protein MQVKLNGIELAYNEEGNGPAVLLIHGFPLCRKMWRPQMQALAGAGFRAVVPDLRGFGESEPGAKTGSTDLLADDLIALLDHLGIEKAVVGGMSMGGYVMLNLLARYPERFSAACFIVTRADADDETARGKRNHLISEIQAGRPEVVPNAFTPLIFADQTVADRPELVEEVRGWMTATSPAGFVVGLEAIRDRDDSSALLPQLKIPALVMGATEDKAIPSEKSQEMAKQIPGARLCMVADAGHMVNMEQSEDFNAALIDFLCAD
- a CDS encoding exonuclease domain-containing protein gives rise to the protein MMLNKKNKFLCFAAAVTLFPSIFFLLIMGGFWLKLSPTKQNLLFEMIKADGIYFFIGFLMFFEIVGYTIYIVLNKFFIPLAKIPDEISVMSTVNCAHRINTEGTNEIQTIVKAINLFADHYENVKKTIKEEINRKRAELQIEKNMLASFLDELPQGIIACNTEGQINLFNKKAKILEAPNHIIGIGRSIFNIIDREIITNALYEINVKKPDKHAAASSSFITLSPSNVLIKADISPISDQRDNFAGFIVVFYNIGKDFELYAKIDNIFKGTANDILSYLDKIKKEKTVTREITLIEDNLKRSEKNYIDKIKERLPFLVVSDRDILTTIQKRAGETLNISLKPEFPAHINWIRIETYSFIYAFLSILTLLKKKTFRRAFSCTLFKESNFLAFFFNIPNAEKNRDIFRDENFFLTLKDFLNYHEAQISLSFNEKSERGIKIMIPLAEMNESEEVRNIVIARDADERPDFFDFDLFTKRKSDTQLNEMPLKEIAYTVFDTETTGLDTKKDEIISIGAVRIVSGRILTTEKFDQLIDPKMPIPLESERIHGISDDMVKAKPDIKEVLPIFHKFCEDTVLVAHNAAFDMKMFSRKEAEAQIKFDAPVLDTLLLALIVYPMVEKHNMVSIARFAGIDIVGRHTAIGDASATAQIFLKFIPLLAKKGIHTLNDAIEASKKTLYSKLKY
- a CDS encoding TIGR00725 family protein; the encoded protein is MSLAFDLENNLINLRSAQVFSPESRSWGHLDDIPAELAPVSETDAVTQLQQQSGRCRVPVGILGGRKASEEQLADALALGKLIAQMGLTLICGGRQGVMEAACKGASEAGGICVGLLPDENPENANPYVTIPLATGIGVARNAILTRAALCLVAIGGGYGTLSEIAFGLQFEKEVFGLSGAPNIPGMFPCRSPKETAARIARVVLNLPQ
- a CDS encoding 2-hydroxyacid dehydrogenase; the protein is MNILFAASENSWGGFFDIIRSELPHHTFKATGKFQIDSLKGIDVLIPTMSAVTQEVLENADRLKLIQQCGSGLEGVDIEAAKKKNIPVCNVPTDISGNADSVAELGIYMMIGLSRNIPAMAQNMANKKMGEPQGMSLQGKTAGIIGLGGIGKALIRRLKTFDMRIMGIKQNTPERAKKELGIDWAGPPDEMCKMLKESDYVILSLPLTAESRDIINSDTISYMKKGAFIINLSRGGVINKEALEKALASGQVAGAGLDVFWEEPPAPDDSLFGYNIISTPHVAGSTDVSMRGIVKVVSDNIRRLENKQAPLYSK
- a CDS encoding AEC family transporter — protein: MNMFIVVSQSVGIMFFIGFLGFFVAKRKLVPIDVLDLLSPLVLEIALPSLIFFRIIKTFKPANFPGWYLYPIYWMIFTIAAILMSNIFKRLFQKEIQEETNLALVFQNGLFIPIIVITETFGADASLLVDLFLFTIFYPAFFFNTYHLFFKKGKQKFSLKKTINSVMIATALGLLLKFTNGDQLIPEFILTALKMVGGMTIPLLMLIIGGNIYVDLQKTGKAVWSEIIKFIVVKNILFPMIGLGIILLFRLEYNIAFIIVMQAATPPLTALPIFASRAQGNREIVNQYLVSSLMFTLISLPLVLFVFDYLYNYFE
- a CDS encoding NAD(+)/NADH kinase: MSKQRIGLVIKDEDHAQDKAQELIQHLGDRCLVIDTQAPTPPPIPDDLICIVVLGGDGTFLSVARYIGNSDIPLMGIKFGEVGFLAETTEDLLCKSVEAVFEGKYTIRERSRLNIRVVRNRERIVDEDVLNDAVINKAALSRLASCAVYLDDAYLTTYRADGLIVATPTGSTAYSLAAGGPVVHPAVRSTILTPICPFTLTNRPLLIPDHTRVKICLEGSPEDMILTLDGQEGYDMETCDRIYIQKSRHKLKMISFDDHSYFKVLKTRLHWSGGRS
- the polA gene encoding DNA polymerase I, with protein sequence MAAPKTIYLIDGSAFLYRAFHAIRSLATSQGHPTNATFGFTRILLKLIKDKAPEYAGVFFDVKGPTFRHKMFDDYKANRPPMPEELAVQIPDIKEVVKALNIPIIEKQGYEADDLVGTYARIAQEQGFKVVMVTGDKDFIQLITDECTLWDPMKDTLTDRSGVKADMGIEPEQFIDVLGLAGDTADNIPGVKGVGVKTAVKLIVDYGSISGIYDNLEQLKKKKKLYENLADSKEIVDLSRELAAIDRHVDVEHSLDDFALQEFDTRKAFELFQSFEFKALATEFSQKPETSQKTYKMIHTIADMENLASALEKNGIFAIDTETTGIDPMLADLVGISFSYEKDTGVYIPVGHTNASAIEMPEKEAVLRIFKPLLENPKISKVGQNIKYDFIVLARYGIEIKGIVFDTMIASHLLNPGTRGHGLDRIAMNLFGHKMISYEEVTGKGKDQIGFQEVPLDLAADYAAEDADLTFMAYEVLKTQIEDKGLTPLMETIEVPLISVLAKMEMAGIRVDTDVLSQMSQEFEQELKSLEEKIYELAGEEFNINSSQQLGVILFEKLGLKAVKKTKKKTGYSTDVQVLTQLAEAHEMPERLLRYRTLGKLKSTYVDALSSLVHPDTGRIHTSFNQTITVTGRLSSSNPNLQNIPIRKPEGKKIRQAFIPADGCTLISADYSQIELRLLAHCAKDPILIESFQNDEDIHARTALEVFQVLPGLVTDEMRSQAKAINFGIIYGMSAFRLSNELGISRKMAGIYIDNYFKRYAGVKKFIDETIEQTRETCEVSTLFGRKRRLDDIRSSNTNLRNFAQRAAVNTPIQGSAADLIKLAMIKMQTALATENMNSKMLLSVHDEIIFEAPEQETDKLITLAKQVMEHVTPLEVPLKVNFGAGANWAEAEH